In the genome of Streptomyces sp. NBC_00190, one region contains:
- a CDS encoding RES family NAD+ phosphorylase yields the protein MSNLLPVIKFFPMIKDVLDPNREVIPAGTELYRVHKSKYRPTQFNPTLADLHLSGGRFEGTVLDPYRSLYVADSALTAVAESVLRSAPWKDNRREVLYANVHERTLSVLRTTRELTLVSLIDEKDLAAVHQTANLLDDERSYPMARRWTSEIRAQAPDAMGLVWQSRRNRPKHAMVLFHDRFDDCHCNALEVLPGRGIADLGSPEGVEEVNRLLDPLRAEVSKPVTW from the coding sequence ATGAGCAACCTCCTGCCCGTGATCAAGTTCTTTCCCATGATCAAGGACGTACTGGACCCCAACCGTGAGGTGATCCCGGCCGGCACGGAGCTGTACCGGGTACACAAGTCCAAGTACAGGCCGACCCAGTTCAACCCGACGCTCGCGGACCTCCACCTCAGCGGCGGCCGCTTCGAGGGCACGGTGCTGGACCCGTACCGGAGCCTGTACGTGGCCGACAGCGCCTTGACCGCCGTCGCGGAGAGCGTGCTGCGCTCGGCGCCCTGGAAGGACAACAGGAGGGAGGTCCTGTACGCCAACGTCCACGAACGGACTCTGAGCGTGCTGCGCACGACACGCGAGCTGACCTTGGTCTCACTGATCGACGAGAAGGACCTGGCCGCCGTCCATCAGACCGCCAACCTCCTGGACGACGAGCGGAGTTATCCGATGGCACGGCGGTGGACGAGCGAGATCCGGGCGCAGGCGCCCGACGCCATGGGGCTGGTCTGGCAGTCCCGCCGGAACCGCCCCAAGCACGCCATGGTGCTCTTCCACGACCGCTTCGACGACTGCCACTGCAACGCCCTGGAGGTGCTGCCGGGACGGGGCATCGCGGACCTCGGCTCCCCGGAGGGCGTCGAGGAAGTGAACAGGCTGCTCGATCCGCTGCGGGCGGAGGTGTCGAAACCCGTGACGTGGTGA
- a CDS encoding macro domain-containing protein has product MALPPSDYTALLAELKEVRRAGLVRLRGRALPALEAAAQAATAPSARPSGAPIEVLLRCAVARLDAGTLRSAAEYTLGLAQGTRDWPASSRRARAASLYGVSVERFRKEQEVMVLGQVAEHIVRLAADADAADAGTAAVDGGGLGTHRTVEVRTAGRPVGLTVHVHPVDLLRDVDVIVSPSNVYFALPEAYKSSIAASLRRATAVHGVTGEVLADPLPAELHRWAERHGTSGRAVRPGTVAATGAGALTAQGIRRIYHAAIAVPRAGTNDYDVLPADVTRAVSRALALLAEEHHRHSPPLRSVCFPLLGSGRGGLPYQVSLAAVWAAVEAELARGARWDIHFVVRTPEAAAVVERVAAGIRPAHNRRPTG; this is encoded by the coding sequence ATGGCATTACCTCCATCTGATTACACAGCACTTCTCGCCGAGTTGAAGGAGGTCAGGCGCGCGGGACTGGTCCGGCTGAGGGGACGTGCGCTGCCCGCCCTGGAGGCGGCGGCACAGGCGGCCACCGCACCCTCCGCCCGGCCGTCGGGCGCCCCCATCGAGGTGTTGTTGCGGTGCGCGGTCGCGCGCCTGGACGCGGGGACGCTGCGCAGCGCCGCCGAGTACACCCTGGGCCTGGCCCAGGGGACCCGGGACTGGCCGGCGTCCTCCCGCCGCGCCAGGGCGGCCTCGCTCTACGGGGTGAGCGTCGAACGGTTCCGCAAGGAACAGGAGGTGATGGTGCTCGGCCAGGTCGCCGAGCACATCGTGCGGCTGGCGGCGGACGCGGACGCGGCGGACGCCGGTACGGCCGCGGTGGACGGGGGCGGCCTGGGCACCCATCGGACCGTGGAGGTCCGTACCGCCGGCCGGCCGGTCGGCCTCACCGTGCACGTGCACCCCGTGGACCTGCTGCGTGACGTGGACGTGATCGTCTCCCCGTCCAACGTCTACTTCGCGCTGCCCGAGGCGTACAAGTCGTCCATTGCCGCTTCGTTACGGCGGGCGACGGCCGTGCACGGGGTCACCGGGGAGGTCCTGGCGGACCCGCTGCCGGCGGAGTTGCACCGGTGGGCCGAGCGGCACGGCACGTCGGGGCGGGCGGTGCGGCCCGGCACCGTGGCGGCCACCGGTGCCGGGGCCCTGACCGCACAGGGCATACGGCGCATCTACCACGCGGCGATCGCCGTCCCCCGGGCCGGGACCAACGACTACGACGTGCTGCCGGCCGACGTCACCCGGGCGGTGTCCCGGGCGCTGGCATTGCTCGCCGAGGAGCACCACCGCCACTCGCCGCCGCTGCGCTCGGTGTGCTTCCCGCTGCTCGGATCGGGCCGCGGCGGCCTGCCCTACCAGGTCAGCCTGGCCGCCGTGTGGGCGGCCGTGGAGGCGGAGCTGGCGCGCGGGGCGCGATGGGACATCCACTTCGTGGTGCGCACGCCCGAGGCGGCGGCGGTGGTGGAGCGCGTCGCGGCCGGAATCCGACCGGCGCACAACCGGAGGCCGACCGGCTGA
- a CDS encoding vWA domain-containing protein: protein MSEYGFGLAEGCDERQPVVLLLDTSQSMGRPAGNPRIDELNEALAGWFAGVRAEPRLRARVEVCLITFDSRVRVFDPGRERLVPVEEADPDRIFVPVDRMHPPRLEASGLTRMSEAVESALDLARARHRALQARQVQVRRPFLWVLTDGAPSDVNGEPMDAAALAGTARKVRLGEERGACVLQAIGVRGADLELLRVLAPKGALMLEGLPFEKILDLLFQSSDRIGAVQAADEIHVQTAHLVDQERRMRLLEEKFR, encoded by the coding sequence ATGAGTGAGTACGGCTTCGGACTGGCGGAGGGCTGTGACGAACGGCAGCCCGTCGTACTGCTCCTCGACACCTCGCAGTCCATGGGACGCCCGGCCGGGAACCCGCGGATCGACGAGCTGAACGAGGCCCTGGCCGGCTGGTTCGCAGGGGTACGGGCGGAGCCGAGGCTGCGTGCGCGGGTGGAGGTCTGCCTGATCACCTTCGACTCGCGGGTGCGGGTCTTCGACCCGGGCCGGGAGCGGCTGGTGCCGGTCGAGGAGGCCGACCCGGACCGGATCTTCGTACCGGTGGACCGGATGCACCCGCCCCGGCTGGAGGCGTCCGGACTGACCCGGATGTCGGAGGCCGTCGAGTCGGCCCTCGACCTGGCCCGGGCACGCCACCGGGCGTTGCAGGCACGGCAGGTACAGGTGCGCAGGCCGTTCCTGTGGGTGCTGACGGACGGCGCGCCGAGCGACGTGAACGGGGAGCCGATGGACGCCGCCGCGCTGGCCGGTACGGCACGGAAGGTGCGCCTCGGGGAGGAAAGGGGCGCGTGCGTGCTCCAGGCGATCGGTGTGCGCGGCGCCGACCTGGAGCTCCTGCGGGTCCTCGCGCCGAAAGGCGCTCTGATGCTGGAGGGCCTGCCCTTCGAGAAGATCCTCGATCTGCTGTTCCAGAGCTCGGACCGGATCGGGGCGGTCCAGGCCGCGGACGAGATCCACGTCCAGACGGCCCACCTCGTGGACCAGGAGCGCCGGATGCGACTGCTCGAGGAGAAGTTCCGGTGA